The Uruburuella testudinis genome window below encodes:
- a CDS encoding amino acid permease, which produces MIAIGGCIGTGLFMASGTAISDAGPGGALLAYAAIGLMVYFLMTSLGEMATYLPTSGSFSTYAARFVDPSLGFALGWNYWFNWVITVAADISIAALVITYWEPMRFMPPWAWSLLFFGMIFLLNTLSVKAYGESEYWFALVKVITVIVFLGVGVLTIFGILGGEYIGMSNMTLGEAPFLGEGWSGRFLTILGVFLIAGFSFQGTELIGITAGESANPQESIPRAIKQVFWRILIFYILAILVIGLLIPYNSPQLLGADVSEIAKSPFTLVFEKAGLAFAAAVMNAVILTSILSAGNSGMYASTRMLYAMGKDGLAYQSFARTSISGVPVYALLATAAVVVAIFLLQLTSEGTYEYIVAASGLTGFIAWLGIAVSHYRFRRAYLAQGKDLNDLVYRAKWFPFGPLLALALCILVIIGQDTELVLKGDLDWNRLVITYMGLPVFVGFYLYHKLRYRTRKVPLQQVDLSRDHD; this is translated from the coding sequence ATGATTGCCATCGGCGGCTGTATCGGCACCGGCCTGTTTATGGCTAGCGGCACGGCAATCAGCGATGCCGGCCCCGGCGGGGCGCTGCTGGCTTATGCGGCTATCGGGCTGATGGTTTATTTTTTGATGACCTCGCTCGGTGAAATGGCGACTTATCTGCCCACTTCAGGCTCGTTCAGCACGTATGCCGCCCGTTTTGTCGACCCTTCGCTGGGTTTCGCGCTGGGCTGGAATTATTGGTTTAACTGGGTGATTACGGTGGCTGCCGATATTTCGATTGCCGCGTTGGTGATTACTTATTGGGAGCCGATGCGCTTTATGCCGCCCTGGGCGTGGAGTTTGTTGTTTTTCGGGATGATTTTTCTGCTCAACACCTTGTCGGTTAAGGCCTACGGCGAATCGGAATATTGGTTTGCACTGGTTAAGGTGATTACCGTGATTGTGTTTCTCGGCGTGGGGGTGCTGACGATTTTCGGCATTCTCGGCGGCGAATACATCGGCATGAGCAATATGACCTTGGGCGAAGCGCCGTTTTTGGGCGAAGGCTGGTCGGGCAGGTTTCTCACCATTTTAGGGGTGTTTTTGATTGCGGGTTTCTCGTTTCAGGGCACCGAGCTTATCGGGATTACTGCCGGCGAATCGGCCAACCCGCAAGAGAGTATTCCGCGCGCCATCAAGCAGGTGTTTTGGCGGATTTTGATTTTCTATATTTTGGCGATTTTGGTGATCGGCCTGCTGATTCCTTATAACAGCCCGCAGCTTTTGGGCGCGGATGTGAGCGAAATTGCCAAATCGCCGTTTACGCTGGTGTTTGAAAAAGCCGGGCTGGCTTTTGCGGCAGCGGTGATGAACGCGGTGATTCTGACCTCGATTTTATCGGCGGGCAATTCGGGTATGTATGCTTCTACCCGCATGCTCTACGCCATGGGCAAAGACGGCCTGGCTTATCAAAGCTTTGCCCGTACCAGCATCAGCGGCGTGCCGGTGTATGCGTTGCTGGCAACCGCTGCGGTGGTGGTGGCGATTTTTCTGTTGCAGCTGACCAGCGAGGGCACTTACGAATACATCGTGGCCGCCTCCGGCCTGACCGGCTTTATTGCTTGGCTGGGCATTGCGGTCAGCCATTACCGCTTCCGCCGCGCTTATCTGGCGCAGGGTAAAGATTTAAACGATTTGGTTTACCGCGCCAAATGGTTTCCTTTCGGCCCCTTGCTGGCGTTGGCGCTGTGTATTCTGGTGATTATCGGGCAGGATACCGAATTGGTGCTCAAAGGCGATTTAGACTGGAACCGCTTGGTGATTACCTATATGGGTTTGCCGGTGTTTGTTGGTTTTTATCTTTACCACAAGCTGCGCTACCGCACCCGCAAAGTGCCGTTGCAGCAGGTAGATTTGAGCCGGGATCATGATTGA
- the pyrB gene encoding aspartate carbamoyltransferase, with protein sequence MPNPLYRQNVISVADLSTGQLELLLHTALKLKAAPRDDLLKGKLIGSCFFEPSTRTRLSFETAVQRLGGKVIGFADGANTSAKKGETLADTARIISSYTDAIIQRHPKDGAARVLAEFSDVPVINAGDGTNQHPSQTLLDLVTIYETQGTLNRLKIAMCGDLKYGRTVHSLAQALKRWGCEFAFVSPPSLAMPDYITEELDEAGCAYQVLPTLEAAVEWADILYMTRVQRERFDEQEFAKIQGRFNLDAAMLAHAKNNLRILHPLPRVDEIHPDVDATPYAYYFQQATNGVYARQAILSLILNEEV encoded by the coding sequence ATGCCCAATCCGCTCTATCGACAAAACGTGATTTCTGTGGCCGATTTATCCACCGGGCAGCTTGAGCTGTTGCTGCACACCGCACTCAAGCTCAAGGCTGCGCCGCGTGATGATCTGCTGAAGGGCAAGCTGATCGGCTCGTGTTTTTTCGAGCCCTCCACACGGACACGCCTGTCGTTTGAAACCGCTGTGCAGCGTTTGGGCGGCAAGGTTATCGGTTTTGCCGACGGCGCCAACACCAGTGCCAAAAAAGGCGAAACGCTGGCCGACACCGCACGCATCATTTCCAGCTACACCGATGCCATCATTCAGCGCCACCCCAAAGACGGCGCCGCGCGGGTGTTGGCCGAATTTTCGGATGTGCCGGTGATTAACGCCGGCGACGGCACCAACCAGCACCCGAGCCAAACCCTGCTTGATTTGGTAACCATTTACGAAACCCAAGGCACCTTGAATCGATTGAAAATCGCCATGTGCGGTGACTTGAAATACGGCCGCACCGTGCATTCGCTGGCGCAGGCGCTCAAACGTTGGGGCTGCGAATTTGCCTTTGTGTCGCCGCCGAGCCTGGCGATGCCCGACTACATCACCGAAGAGCTGGACGAAGCCGGCTGCGCCTATCAGGTGCTGCCCACGCTTGAAGCGGCGGTAGAATGGGCTGATATCCTCTATATGACCCGCGTGCAGCGCGAGCGCTTTGACGAGCAGGAGTTCGCCAAAATCCAAGGCCGTTTCAACCTTGATGCCGCCATGCTGGCTCATGCCAAAAACAACCTGCGCATTCTGCACCCGCTGCCGCGTGTAGACGAAATCCACCCCGATGTCGATGCCACACCTTATGCCTATTATTTCCAGCAGGCCACCAACGGCGTGTATGCGCGGCAGGCGATTTTGTCTTTGATTTTAAACGAAGAAGTATGA
- the pyrI gene encoding aspartate carbamoyltransferase regulatory subunit, with amino-acid sequence MAQKQYSVEAIQNGTVIDHIPAGKGLAILRQFKLLHYGNAVTVGFNLPSKTQGSKDIVKISGVHLDEKAANRLALFAPEATVNVIEDFRVVQKMQLKLPDTISEVLRCPNSNCASHGEPVKSRFYVRGQGSQTKLKCHYCEKTFPRDFVAEA; translated from the coding sequence ATGGCACAAAAACAATACAGTGTAGAAGCGATTCAAAACGGCACCGTCATCGACCATATCCCCGCCGGCAAAGGCCTGGCGATTTTGCGCCAATTTAAGCTGCTGCATTACGGCAATGCCGTAACCGTCGGTTTCAACCTGCCCAGCAAAACCCAGGGCAGTAAGGATATTGTGAAAATTTCCGGTGTGCATCTCGATGAAAAAGCCGCCAACCGCCTGGCCTTATTTGCGCCCGAAGCCACCGTGAATGTGATTGAAGACTTTCGGGTGGTGCAGAAAATGCAGCTCAAACTGCCCGACACCATCAGCGAAGTATTGCGCTGCCCCAACAGCAATTGCGCCAGCCACGGCGAGCCGGTGAAAAGCCGCTTTTACGTGCGCGGGCAGGGCAGCCAAACCAAGCTCAAATGCCATTATTGCGAAAAAACCTTTCCGCGCGATTTTGTGGCCGAGGCATAA
- a CDS encoding 2Fe-2S iron-sulfur cluster-binding protein gives MGERPSQPSAGEKYKVTLLTPFGTHHIDCPSDTYILDAAEAEGIELPYSCRAGSCSSCTGRLISGTVSQNDGSFLDEEQILQGFILTCIAYPTSDCVIQTHQEEAIDEPPQKPILTSTTDEQPNPSRTTIGVGEGFTVESDIPVRWTVSSSLVTVGNQDEYAIHLIATDKAGTVTVTAHNNNKRSSMKFSIIQPDGLKIEKIKDFHVNKILDAGFLAYFYLLPASVNFQKVQISELESFSYGGTGLLAEGNGRPHGRYPHGRSDWVSAKSYQNGLGTWMDTHDFVYGMQDRYCAKKIVNSIIHLAIPFEWRLAGINTTHPLATIQQSTSINSNGEVTTRKADAAVTFHYMDDSVNLDVFDGNPPTPKPQKC, from the coding sequence ATTGGAGAAAGACCTAGCCAGCCATCAGCAGGAGAAAAGTACAAGGTTACCTTACTGACACCATTTGGAACCCATCATATTGATTGCCCATCTGACACTTACATTTTAGATGCCGCAGAGGCTGAAGGTATTGAGTTACCTTACTCTTGCCGAGCAGGATCATGCAGTTCCTGTACCGGACGATTGATTTCCGGTACGGTATCACAGAATGATGGCTCATTTTTAGATGAAGAACAAATTCTCCAGGGCTTTATTCTGACCTGCATCGCTTACCCCACGTCCGATTGCGTGATACAAACTCATCAAGAAGAGGCAATAGACGAACCACCCCAAAAACCAATATTGACATCTACTACCGACGAGCAGCCTAATCCTTCCCGTACGACCATCGGCGTAGGAGAAGGCTTTACGGTCGAATCTGATATACCTGTCCGCTGGACGGTGTCTTCCAGCTTAGTGACGGTAGGCAACCAGGATGAATACGCGATTCATTTAATTGCCACCGACAAGGCGGGCACTGTCACAGTGACGGCCCATAATAACAATAAGAGAAGCAGCATGAAGTTTTCTATTATTCAACCGGATGGTTTAAAAATAGAAAAGATTAAAGATTTCCATGTAAATAAAATACTGGATGCTGGATTTTTAGCTTATTTCTATTTGCTTCCAGCCAGTGTCAACTTTCAAAAAGTACAAATTAGCGAACTCGAAAGTTTTAGCTACGGAGGAACAGGTTTATTAGCAGAAGGAAATGGTAGGCCACATGGCCGTTACCCACATGGCCGAAGCGATTGGGTTTCAGCAAAGTCTTATCAAAATGGATTGGGTACATGGATGGATACTCATGATTTTGTTTATGGCATGCAGGATCGATACTGCGCCAAAAAAATCGTCAATAGCATCATCCATCTAGCCATTCCTTTCGAATGGCGCTTAGCAGGAATAAATACCACTCACCCGTTAGCCACAATACAACAATCTACCTCCATCAATAGCAATGGGGAAGTAACTACTCGAAAAGCAGATGCAGCAGTCACATTTCACTATATGGACGACAGTGTTAATCTGGATGTATTCGATGGAAACCCGCCCACGCCAAAACCGCAAAAATGTTAA
- a CDS encoding TetR/AcrR family transcriptional regulator, whose translation MSTANHDSQTIARILSAAEAHFALHGFFASSLRQIMREAQVNVAAAHYHFGSKEALFLAVIHRRIAPFLEDVLTMLQTAEAQQQTLTPEHLTDSFIASCLNLVNATDGKAGTTAKLVSRLMLDEYKIFREALAQEFSELADRLYAAFARALPDLPPEACRWRMHLALSTLFNAFAGNDVLKALAPASVVTAKNAEQVARYVRPFVVAGLKMPQ comes from the coding sequence ATGAGCACAGCCAACCACGACAGCCAAACCATCGCGCGCATTTTGAGCGCTGCCGAAGCCCATTTTGCGCTGCATGGCTTTTTTGCCTCGTCGCTGCGGCAGATTATGCGTGAGGCGCAGGTGAACGTGGCGGCCGCGCATTACCATTTCGGCTCGAAAGAGGCCTTGTTTTTGGCCGTTATCCACCGCCGCATCGCGCCTTTTTTGGAAGATGTGCTGACAATGCTGCAAACGGCGGAGGCGCAGCAGCAAACGCTCACGCCCGAGCATCTGACCGACAGCTTTATCGCTTCGTGTCTGAATCTGGTTAACGCCACCGACGGCAAGGCCGGCACCACTGCCAAGCTGGTGTCGCGACTGATGCTCGACGAATACAAGATTTTCCGCGAGGCGCTGGCACAGGAATTTTCCGAGCTGGCCGACCGCCTGTATGCCGCGTTTGCCCGCGCTTTGCCCGATTTGCCGCCCGAAGCCTGCCGCTGGCGTATGCACTTGGCGCTGAGCACCTTGTTTAACGCCTTTGCCGGCAACGATGTTTTGAAAGCGTTGGCACCCGCCAGCGTGGTAACAGCCAAAAACGCCGAGCAGGTGGCGCGTTATGTGCGGCCGTTTGTGGTGGCGGGGCTGAAAATGCCGCAATAG
- a CDS encoding acyl-CoA dehydrogenase, which translates to MLSLILLLVLVGVAAYFRSPAWLLSLAAVVGLALGGAAWWAYIPVLIVAAACCIPPLRDFILGRIFGLYKKITPAMSETEAAAIDAGTVWWDGELFSGKPDFSKLQNFTTPTLSAEEQAFIDGPVEELCKMLDDWEMQHKTKDLPPEAWQFIKDSGILGMIIKKQYGGLEFSNYAHAKVVMKVATRAGSAAVTVMVPNSLGPGELLQHYGTEAQKDYYLPRLAKGLEIPCFALTSPHAGSDAGGIPDFGVVCKGSYTDPTTGEQHDDVLGIRISWEKRWITLAPVATVLGMAFKMYDPDGLLGDKKDIGITCALIPTSHEGVEIGRRHYPGGSVFMNGPTWGKDVFIPLDWIIGGVEYAGKGWQMLVECLSVGRCISLPANSVAAGKMAGYTTALYARIRDQFGLPIGKFEGVDEALSRIGMYTYQMEASQDLALTALDNGEKPSVISAILKYHNTERMRKTLNDAMDIHGGRAVVLGPRNYLAAAYQAIPVAITVEGANILTRSMMIFGQGAIRCHPFVLKEMRAAADNDAKAFKQAFGGHLHFAFTNAFRSFWLSLTNGVFAGAPKNSKATARYYRQMTRLAANFALVADMSMFSLGGSLKFKEKLSARLGDILSNLFIASAVLKRFESQGSQKEDEAVMRYAAEQALFDAQTALDGLLRNLPMRPLAWLLRVLTMPLGHNINAPADKLASKVADDMMKNEGMLARLSKGMFVPDNEDEAIGLLPVAHAAVIAAEPAEKKLRNLTRKGKLVQPSPALRLQEALDNGDITQQEFDLVTRGRQLKRNVIMVDDFDMQLEQHDEKLLERHVF; encoded by the coding sequence ATGTTAAGTCTTATTTTGCTGCTTGTTTTGGTCGGCGTTGCCGCCTATTTCCGCAGCCCCGCCTGGCTGTTGTCGCTGGCTGCCGTTGTCGGCCTCGCGCTCGGCGGTGCGGCTTGGTGGGCGTATATCCCCGTGCTGATTGTGGCGGCGGCCTGCTGCATTCCGCCGCTGCGCGATTTTATTCTCGGCCGCATTTTCGGCCTTTATAAAAAGATTACCCCGGCAATGTCGGAAACCGAAGCCGCCGCCATCGATGCCGGCACGGTGTGGTGGGACGGCGAGCTGTTTTCGGGCAAACCCGATTTCAGCAAGCTGCAAAACTTTACCACGCCCACACTGAGCGCCGAAGAGCAGGCCTTTATCGACGGGCCGGTGGAAGAGCTCTGTAAAATGCTCGACGATTGGGAAATGCAGCACAAAACCAAAGATTTGCCGCCTGAAGCCTGGCAGTTTATTAAAGACAGCGGCATCTTGGGCATGATTATCAAAAAACAATACGGCGGTTTGGAATTCTCCAACTATGCCCATGCCAAAGTGGTGATGAAAGTCGCCACCCGCGCCGGCAGCGCCGCTGTAACCGTGATGGTGCCCAATTCACTCGGCCCGGGCGAATTGCTGCAACACTACGGCACCGAAGCGCAAAAAGATTACTATCTGCCGCGCCTGGCCAAAGGCCTGGAAATCCCCTGTTTCGCACTTACCAGCCCGCATGCCGGCTCTGATGCGGGCGGCATTCCCGATTTCGGCGTGGTCTGCAAAGGCAGCTACACCGACCCCACCACCGGCGAGCAGCACGATGATGTTTTGGGTATCCGCATTTCATGGGAAAAACGCTGGATTACCCTGGCGCCCGTGGCCACCGTGCTGGGCATGGCGTTTAAAATGTACGACCCCGACGGTTTGCTGGGCGACAAAAAAGACATCGGCATTACCTGCGCGCTGATTCCCACCAGCCATGAAGGCGTAGAAATCGGCCGTCGCCATTACCCCGGCGGCAGCGTGTTTATGAACGGCCCGACTTGGGGCAAAGATGTGTTTATCCCGCTCGACTGGATTATCGGCGGCGTGGAATATGCCGGTAAAGGCTGGCAGATGCTGGTGGAATGCCTCTCAGTGGGCCGCTGCATTTCGCTGCCCGCCAACTCGGTGGCCGCAGGCAAAATGGCCGGTTACACCACCGCGCTGTATGCCCGCATCCGCGACCAGTTCGGCTTGCCCATCGGCAAATTCGAAGGTGTCGACGAAGCCCTTTCGCGCATCGGCATGTATACCTACCAAATGGAAGCCTCGCAGGATTTGGCGCTTACCGCGCTCGACAACGGCGAGAAGCCCAGCGTGATTTCGGCGATTTTGAAATACCACAACACCGAACGCATGCGCAAAACGCTTAACGATGCGATGGACATCCACGGCGGCCGTGCCGTGGTATTGGGGCCGCGTAACTACCTGGCCGCCGCTTATCAGGCGATTCCGGTGGCGATTACCGTAGAAGGCGCGAATATCCTCACCCGCAGCATGATGATCTTCGGGCAGGGCGCGATTCGTTGTCATCCTTTCGTGTTAAAAGAAATGCGTGCCGCGGCGGATAACGATGCCAAAGCGTTTAAACAAGCATTTGGCGGCCATCTGCACTTCGCCTTTACCAATGCCTTCCGCAGTTTCTGGCTCTCGCTCACCAACGGCGTGTTTGCCGGCGCACCCAAAAACAGCAAAGCCACCGCCCGCTATTACCGCCAAATGACGCGTCTGGCCGCCAACTTTGCGCTGGTTGCCGACATGAGCATGTTCAGCCTCGGCGGCAGCCTCAAGTTTAAAGAAAAACTGTCGGCGCGCTTGGGCGACATCTTGTCGAACCTGTTTATCGCCAGCGCCGTGCTGAAACGCTTTGAAAGCCAAGGCAGCCAGAAAGAAGACGAAGCCGTGATGCGCTATGCCGCCGAACAAGCCCTGTTTGATGCACAAACCGCACTCGACGGCCTGTTGCGCAACCTGCCGATGCGCCCGCTGGCGTGGCTGCTGCGCGTGCTTACTATGCCGCTGGGTCACAACATCAACGCACCTGCCGACAAACTGGCGAGCAAAGTGGCCGACGATATGATGAAAAACGAAGGCATGTTGGCGCGCCTCTCCAAAGGTATGTTTGTGCCCGATAACGAAGACGAAGCCATCGGTCTGCTGCCCGTTGCCCACGCCGCCGTGATTGCCGCCGAGCCGGCCGAGAAAAAACTGCGCAACCTCACCCGCAAAGGCAAGCTGGTGCAGCCCTCACCCGCCCTGCGCCTGCAAGAAGCGCTGGATAACGGCGACATCACCCAGCAAGAGTTCGACCTGGTTACCCGTGGTCGCCAACTCAAGCGCAATGTGATTATGGTCGACGATTTCGACATGCAGCTTGAGCAGCATGATGAAAAACTGCTCGAACGCCACGTGTTTTAA
- a CDS encoding OmpP1/FadL family transporter has product MKPIHTRRIKQSALIISTALLAQSAWASGYHFGTQSVSSQSTANSSSAEAADPSTIFYNPAGLTKLEGTQATINLNIVAPNVKYSDGEAKYPPGGGTDPQENVQGSTSGKITDDVVFAPHIYASHQLNDKITVGLGTYVPFGSGTEYDHDSVLRYNLNELGLQTLAIQPTVAYKLNERHSFAVGFVAQHTTAELRQYANFGPAVVSSLGSSAAQIGAGLTQIDTGLTQLNAGISQLEAGIAATEAAGGDASALQTQLAGLQTQQAALTQQQATLTAQQAAVDDALASATAASPVGNGAADGYAKVKGDDWGFGYNLAWLWDINDRARVGVNYRSKIKHTLKGDGEWHLVGNAFNDPVLGSTIQQGIRDRGYVEKEDASVKITTPESLSVHGMYKVNPQWNVFGDVTWTRHSRFNQANLMWGNTKQVAADDQGNNTSNVTRLTPNWRNTYKVSLGASYQYSEPLQLRAGIAYDQSPVKNANYRMSTLPDNDRIWLSLGAKYDINRQHSINVAYSHLFIKKATANVNGYCGGSSATEVACVSSKTNGSANFKSSANILGLQYTYKF; this is encoded by the coding sequence ATGAAACCGATCCACACCCGCCGCATCAAGCAAAGCGCCCTGATTATCAGCACCGCGCTGCTGGCACAATCCGCCTGGGCTTCCGGCTACCACTTCGGCACCCAATCAGTGAGCAGCCAATCCACGGCCAACTCATCGTCTGCCGAAGCCGCCGACCCCTCTACCATTTTCTACAACCCCGCCGGCCTCACCAAGCTGGAAGGCACGCAAGCCACGATTAACCTGAATATCGTGGCGCCGAATGTGAAATACAGCGACGGCGAAGCCAAATATCCGCCCGGCGGCGGCACTGATCCGCAAGAAAATGTGCAAGGCAGCACCAGCGGCAAAATCACCGATGATGTGGTGTTTGCCCCGCATATTTACGCCTCGCACCAGTTGAACGACAAAATCACCGTCGGCTTGGGCACCTATGTGCCGTTTGGCTCGGGCACCGAATACGACCATGACTCGGTGTTGCGCTACAACCTGAACGAGCTCGGCTTACAAACGCTGGCCATCCAGCCCACCGTGGCCTATAAACTGAACGAGCGCCATTCATTTGCCGTGGGCTTTGTGGCACAACACACCACCGCCGAATTGCGCCAATATGCCAACTTCGGCCCGGCGGTAGTGAGCTCATTAGGCAGTAGTGCTGCGCAAATTGGGGCAGGGTTGACGCAAATCGATACTGGTCTGACACAGCTCAATGCCGGTATCAGCCAGCTTGAGGCCGGTATTGCCGCTACCGAAGCCGCCGGCGGTGATGCTTCTGCCCTGCAAACCCAATTGGCCGGTTTGCAAACCCAGCAAGCCGCATTGACTCAGCAGCAGGCCACGCTCACTGCACAACAGGCAGCTGTCGACGACGCTCTGGCTAGTGCCACTGCCGCCAGCCCCGTGGGCAACGGCGCCGCCGACGGCTACGCCAAAGTCAAAGGCGACGACTGGGGCTTCGGCTACAACCTCGCCTGGTTGTGGGACATCAACGACCGCGCCCGTGTCGGTGTCAACTACCGCTCTAAAATCAAACACACCCTTAAAGGCGACGGCGAGTGGCATTTGGTGGGCAACGCCTTTAACGACCCGGTATTGGGCAGCACCATCCAGCAGGGCATCCGTGATCGCGGCTATGTCGAGAAAGAAGACGCATCGGTAAAAATCACCACCCCCGAATCGTTATCGGTGCACGGTATGTATAAGGTCAACCCGCAATGGAATGTGTTTGGCGATGTTACCTGGACGCGCCACTCGCGCTTCAATCAGGCCAACCTGATGTGGGGCAATACCAAGCAAGTAGCCGCCGACGACCAGGGTAACAACACCTCCAACGTGACCAGGCTCACGCCCAACTGGCGCAACACTTATAAAGTGTCGCTCGGTGCCTCTTACCAATACAGCGAGCCGCTGCAACTGCGCGCCGGTATCGCTTATGACCAGTCGCCTGTGAAAAACGCCAACTACCGCATGAGCACGCTGCCCGATAACGACCGCATCTGGCTGTCTTTGGGTGCGAAATATGACATCAACCGCCAACACAGCATCAACGTAGCCTACAGCCATCTGTTTATTAAAAAGGCCACGGCCAATGTGAACGGTTATTGCGGCGGCAGCAGCGCCACCGAAGTGGCCTGCGTATCGAGCAAAACCAACGGCAGCGCCAATTTCAAAAGCAGTGCCAACATCTTAGGTTTGCAATACACCTATAAGTTTTAA